The bacterium region CGTTCGACGACATCGGCACCTTCATCGACCGCGCGGCCGGCGTCTTCGGGCATGTCGACCCGGAGTTTCGCGGCTACTACCAGAGCATGGCCGACGCGAAACTGCTCGATCTCGAGAACCGAAAGGGCAAGGCCCCCGGCGGGTACTGCCAGACCTTGGCGTTCAGGAAGATGCCGCTCATCTTCATGAATGCCGTTGGCATCGACGGCGACGTGAGAACGCTGCTGCACGAATCGGGCCATGCCTTCCATGCCTTCGAGGCGGCGCGCCTTCCGCTCCTGTTTCAGCGACACCCTGGATCCGAGATGGCCGAGGTCGCGTCGATGTCGATGGAGCTGCTGGCGGCGCCATACATCGACAGGGCCAGCGGCGGCTATTACACGGAAGATGACGCGCGCCGGTCACAATCTGAGCTGCTGGAGGGGATCGTGCTGTTCTTCCCCCACTGCGCTTCGGTCGACGCGTTCCAGCATTGGATCTATCTGCACGATGGAGGTCGCGATGCCGCCGCGCGCGACGCCAAGTGGCTGGAACTGCGCCGGCGATTCGAAGGCGGCTCGGTCGACTGGGCCGGTCTTGACGCCGAGCGAATCGCTCGCTGGTACCAGCAGCCGCACCTTTTCTCTAGCCCCTTCTATTACATCGAGTACGGGATCGCGCAGCTGGGCGCGCTGCAGGTATGGCGCAACAGCCTGCGCGATCGTGGCGATGCGGTTCGGAGATACCGCGAGGCGCTGTCACTTGGCGCCACCCGCCCCCTGCCCGAACTGTTCAAGGCCGCGGGCGCGCGCCTGATCTTTGACGGCGCGGGGATGCGCGAGCTCATATCCCTGGTCGAAGAGAAGCTCGACGGCTGAGGCCCGAGGCCTCAGCTGTGAACGATGTCTCGGAGCGGTTGCCGGGGGCCGAACCGCGGCGCACCGATGCCCGCGACGGTGATCAGGCGAATGACGCGCGCTCGATGGCCCCGGTAAGGCTCGAGCAGC contains the following coding sequences:
- a CDS encoding M3 family oligoendopeptidase translates to MVKAIPDSPDAFENASWEDVRPYYEELAERPLDHDNVEAWLADWSRVESLLSEAGALASFAYSCDTTDPGRESAHLRFGTQISPQAQEQRVRLQRRLVELGYVRPGLEMVVRRFQNQMQLFSEANVPLFAELATLGTQWSKINGALTVEWAGEEKTPAQLLPFLQAGDREVRERAFRLRAKPYIEQREVLAGIFDRMYDLRQQVAWNAGFPNFRDYAHREKNRFDYTPDDCLRFHEAVETAVLPAVERIMDRRRRRMRLDELRPWDLAVDPEGRPALAPFDDIGTFIDRAAGVFGHVDPEFRGYYQSMADAKLLDLENRKGKAPGGYCQTLAFRKMPLIFMNAVGIDGDVRTLLHESGHAFHAFEAARLPLLFQRHPGSEMAEVASMSMELLAAPYIDRASGGYYTEDDARRSQSELLEGIVLFFPHCASVDAFQHWIYLHDGGRDAAARDAKWLELRRRFEGGSVDWAGLDAERIARWYQQPHLFSSPFYYIEYGIAQLGALQVWRNSLRDRGDAVRRYREALSLGATRPLPELFKAAGARLIFDGAGMRELISLVEEKLDG